The following coding sequences lie in one Chiroxiphia lanceolata isolate bChiLan1 chromosome 19, bChiLan1.pri, whole genome shotgun sequence genomic window:
- the CACNG1 gene encoding voltage-dependent calcium channel gamma-1 subunit: MDDSKPLKVRLTFSVILVGISLLFAAVVSDHWAVLSPKVEEFNATCEAAHFGLWRLCTKRIYVQEQGPKEKGCGPISLPGDHNCSYFKHFTPGETSEIFEVTTQKEYSISAAAIAIFSVGFAIIGTICVLLSFRKKRDYLLKPASMFYTFAGLCIIISVEVMRQSVKRMIDSEETVWIEYSYSWSFACACAAFVLLFVCGIALLLIALPRFPQNPWETCMDAEPEH, from the exons ATGGACGACAGCAAACCCCTGAAGGTGCGGCTGACATTCTCTGTCATCCTGGTGGGCATCTCGCTGCTCTTCGCAGCCGTAGTGTCGGACCActgggctgtgctcagccccAAGGTGGAGGAGTTCAACGCCACCTGCGAGGCCGCTCATTTCGGGCTATGGCGGCTCTGCACAAAGCGGATTTACGTGCAGGAGCAAGGCCCCAAGGAGAAGGGCTGCGGGCCCATCAGCCTGCCAGGAG acCACAACTGCTCCTACTTCAAGCACTTCACTCCAGGAGAGACCTCAGAGATATTTGAAGTAACCACCCAGAAAG AATACAGCATTTCAGCTGCAGCCATTGCCATCTTCAGCGTTGGCTTCGCGATCATCGGCACGatctgtgtcctcttgtccttcAGGAAGAAGAGGGACTATCTGCTGAAACCAGCATCCATGTTCTATACCTTTGCAG GTCTCTGCATCATCATCTCCGTGGAGGTGATGAGGCAGTCGGTGAAGAGGATGATCGACAGCGAGGAGACCGTGTGGATCGAGTACAGCTACTCCTGGTCCTTCGCCTGCGCCTGCGCCGCCTTCGTCCTGCTCTTCGTCTGCGGCATCGCCCTCCTCCTCATCGCCCTGCCCCGCTTCCCCCAGAACCCCTGGGAGACCTGCATGGATGCAGAGCCCGAGCACTGA